The genomic stretch GAAGAAGCTAAGCATTCCAACCATTGGTATTGGAGCAGGAAAAGAAACGGATGGTCAGGTGCTTGTCTATCATGATGTGTTGACGTATGGGGTTGAGCGCTTTCCAAAATTCGTTAAGCCATTTGGTAACATTGGAGAGGTTGCAAAAAAAGGACTTTCTCAGTATGTACACGATGTTAAAGTTGGAAAATTTCCGGAAGAGAGCCATACATTTAGCATGAACGATGAACAGCTAACGGCTCTATATGGAGGGAAGTAAGATGAAAGTTATCTCTACTGCCAAGGATATGCAAGAGCTTTCGATTCAGCTTCAGCGTCAAGGGAAAACAATCGGATTTGTACCGACAATGGGATTTCTACATGAAGGTCACCTTGCGCTACTTAAACAGGCGCGTGCAGAGAACGATGTGGTCGTTTTAAGCATTTTTGTTAATCCAACTCAGTTCGGACCAAACGAGGACTTTGATACGTACCCACGAGACTTTAAACGTGATGAACGCTTAGCTAAAGCGGAAGAGGCTGATTATTTATTTTACCCAAGCGTGGATGAAATGTATCCTGGTCAAGCTTCCATTTCTATATCGGTCACTAACCGTGTAGATGTGCTTTGTGGAGCCAAGCGTCCAGGTCATTTTGACGGTGTTGCAACAGTCCTAACAAAACTGTTTCATCTTGTACAGCCTAAGCGAGCATACTTTGGGAAAAAGGATGCTCAGCAAGTAGCCGTGGTGCATGGATTGATTACTGATTTTAAGTTCCCAATTGAGCTCGTAGCGGTTGATACGGTGCGAGAAGACGATGGCCTTGCTAAAAGTTCAAGAAATGTGAACTTGCTAGATGCTGAGCGTAACGAAGCGCCTGCTTTGTATCGAAGTCTACAAGAAGCGAAGCAATTAGTTGAAAGCGGTGAGCGTGACGTTGCGACAATTAAAGCGCAGATTGAAAGAACGATTAAAAATAATACGAGCGGTACAATAGATTACGTAGCGATTTATTCTTACCCTGAGCTAAAGCCTCTAAATAAGCTAGATGGACAGGTTATTATTGCGCTCGCTATA from Bacillus sp. 1780r2a1 encodes the following:
- the panC gene encoding pantoate--beta-alanine ligase — protein: MKVISTAKDMQELSIQLQRQGKTIGFVPTMGFLHEGHLALLKQARAENDVVVLSIFVNPTQFGPNEDFDTYPRDFKRDERLAKAEEADYLFYPSVDEMYPGQASISISVTNRVDVLCGAKRPGHFDGVATVLTKLFHLVQPKRAYFGKKDAQQVAVVHGLITDFKFPIELVAVDTVREDDGLAKSSRNVNLLDAERNEAPALYRSLQEAKQLVESGERDVATIKAQIERTIKNNTSGTIDYVAIYSYPELKPLNKLDGQVIIALAIQFSKARLIDNIIMAI